In Haemophilus parainfluenzae, one genomic interval encodes:
- the mobB gene encoding molybdopterin-guanine dinucleotide biosynthesis protein MobB, with protein MNNPLPLLGITGYSGSGKTTLLEKLLPQLIKKGLRVSVIKHSHHNAHVDKEGKDSWRMKEAGSAQVIMACDSRWALMTETPQAPVSLAYLSQQFDRYLTDLVLVEGFKQEPIPKILLHRQEMIKPLPELDENVLALATDYSLETDRTLLDINHIEQIAEFIYQWWKKTQ; from the coding sequence ATGAATAATCCCCTTCCTCTTCTTGGTATTACGGGTTACAGCGGTAGTGGCAAAACCACATTGCTGGAAAAATTACTTCCTCAATTAATTAAAAAAGGCCTACGTGTTTCAGTCATTAAACACAGCCATCACAACGCCCATGTGGATAAAGAGGGAAAAGACAGCTGGCGAATGAAAGAGGCGGGTTCTGCGCAAGTTATTATGGCTTGCGATAGTCGTTGGGCATTAATGACAGAAACACCTCAGGCGCCGGTTTCGTTAGCTTATTTAAGCCAACAATTTGATCGTTATTTAACGGATTTAGTTTTGGTGGAAGGATTTAAACAAGAACCTATTCCAAAGATTCTGTTGCATCGACAAGAGATGATAAAGCCTTTGCCGGAATTAGATGAAAACGTGTTGGCTTTAGCAACAGATTATTCGCTTGAAACTGACCGCACTTTATTAGATATTAATCACATTGAACAGATCGCTGAGTTTATTTATCAATGGTGGAAAAAGACGCAGTAA
- a CDS encoding sigma-E factor negative regulatory protein, whose translation MQKELLSAYMDGEEVSAELTKQLCQDKDSQESWVAYHTVRSVMRKESPVLLGADFTAKMADLIELEEVKHVEITVSQPTPEEADSLPFVQKLKAFFAPMTQIAVAAGVCLVAVVGVQSFNAKSTSVTPENPVLQTLPFNNSVQEVSYNAPTKDVATSEQVEQKNRRIGTMLQNYELQRRMHADSLNVGSNQAK comes from the coding sequence ATGCAAAAAGAGTTACTTTCAGCCTATATGGATGGAGAAGAAGTCAGTGCCGAGTTGACGAAACAACTCTGTCAGGATAAAGATTCACAAGAATCTTGGGTGGCATATCACACAGTAAGATCAGTTATGCGTAAAGAGTCACCAGTATTATTAGGTGCTGATTTTACCGCGAAAATGGCTGACTTAATTGAATTAGAAGAAGTAAAACACGTTGAAATTACTGTTTCTCAACCAACCCCAGAAGAGGCAGACAGCTTACCGTTCGTGCAAAAATTAAAAGCATTCTTTGCACCAATGACACAAATTGCGGTGGCTGCAGGTGTGTGTTTGGTGGCAGTAGTGGGTGTACAATCGTTCAATGCAAAAAGCACCTCGGTTACACCTGAAAACCCAGTTTTACAAACCTTACCATTTAACAATTCTGTTCAAGAAGTAAGTTACAACGCTCCGACCAAAGATGTAGCGACTTCGGAACAGGTTGAGCAAAAAAATCGCCGTATTGGTACGATGTTACAAAACTATGAATTACAGCGTCGTATGCATGCAGATAGCTTAAATGTGGGTAGCAACCAAGCGAAATAA
- a CDS encoding DUF1523 family protein, which produces MRKFFKYFLFLVVFVFHGFMFAVVDYVFPHYDVTRVTGVEVKRVDKDGPITKSNPADGPTRDVYFINTQNDDGKIMVYRNEDTRWGFPFYFKFGSANLQAQVQALGNENKLVQIKYYGWRMTMFDEYRNAVAVKEISGDVTPSHPILSWVFYAFLLITLFLSIQFVRGWFDSEN; this is translated from the coding sequence ATGCGTAAGTTTTTTAAGTACTTTTTATTTTTAGTAGTCTTTGTTTTCCACGGCTTTATGTTCGCGGTGGTAGACTACGTTTTCCCACACTATGATGTAACGCGAGTAACCGGTGTGGAAGTGAAACGTGTGGATAAAGATGGCCCGATTACAAAATCGAATCCGGCTGATGGTCCAACGCGCGATGTGTATTTTATCAATACACAAAATGATGATGGCAAAATCATGGTGTATCGTAATGAAGATACCCGTTGGGGTTTTCCATTCTACTTTAAATTTGGTTCAGCGAACTTACAGGCTCAAGTTCAAGCCTTGGGTAATGAAAACAAATTAGTGCAAATCAAGTATTACGGTTGGCGGATGACGATGTTCGATGAATATCGCAATGCCGTTGCAGTGAAAGAAATCAGTGGCGATGTGACACCAAGCCATCCGATTTTATCTTGGGTATTCTATGCTTTCTTATTAATTACTCTTTTCCTTTCTATCCAATTTGTACGTGGCTGGTTCGACAGCGAAAATTAG
- the fruB gene encoding fused PTS fructose transporter subunit IIA/HPr protein, whose amino-acid sequence MLELSESNIHLNATATNKLQAIEMAASALEQAGNVEQGYLQGMLGREQQTSTFLGNGIAIPHGTLETRSMVKKTGVQVFQFPQGIEWGEGNVAYVVIGIAARSDEHLALLRQLTHVLGDEETAAQLATLTDVEKFRAILLGESDSFSITEETLSLDIETQSLLTLTAINAGKLQQQSAVENSFVSEVVSNSALPLGKGLWVTDAVSGNVKNALAFSRAKTIFNHNGKAVKGVLTISAVSDQINETLARLLDDEVQNILLSGNTQQILTALNGGKVPVAAAAQSEGQIATGAVIGTFTVRNEHGLHARPSAVLVNEVKKFTSKITVQNLTRETAPVSAKSLMKIVALGVTQGHRLRFVAEGDDAKQAIEALGKIIASGLGESVSAVPPAEPDTIEVSSEHAPQIHEENTGLPADAIEAVFMIRNEHGLHARPSAVLVNEVKKYNASVAVQNLDRDTQLVSAKSLMKIVALGVVKGHRLRFVASGEEAQQAIDGIGAVIESGLGEGRG is encoded by the coding sequence ATGTTAGAACTTTCGGAAAGCAACATTCATTTAAATGCTACGGCAACAAATAAGCTGCAAGCAATTGAAATGGCTGCAAGCGCGTTAGAGCAAGCCGGCAATGTTGAACAAGGCTATTTGCAAGGTATGCTTGGACGTGAACAACAAACCTCCACTTTTTTAGGCAATGGGATTGCAATTCCACACGGTACATTAGAAACCCGTTCAATGGTGAAAAAAACCGGTGTGCAAGTTTTCCAATTTCCACAAGGTATTGAGTGGGGAGAAGGCAATGTTGCTTATGTTGTGATTGGTATTGCTGCCCGTTCTGATGAGCATCTGGCTTTACTTCGTCAATTAACGCATGTTTTAGGTGATGAAGAGACCGCGGCACAATTAGCGACATTAACCGATGTTGAAAAATTCCGTGCGATTTTGTTAGGTGAAAGCGATTCTTTTAGCATTACTGAAGAAACATTAAGTTTAGATATTGAAACGCAAAGTTTGCTCACCCTTACCGCCATCAATGCAGGTAAATTACAACAGCAAAGTGCGGTTGAAAATAGCTTTGTTTCTGAAGTGGTATCCAATTCTGCTCTGCCACTAGGTAAAGGTTTATGGGTTACAGATGCCGTATCAGGTAACGTGAAAAATGCGTTGGCATTCAGTCGTGCGAAAACCATTTTTAATCATAATGGCAAAGCGGTGAAAGGCGTGTTGACGATTTCGGCTGTCAGTGACCAAATCAATGAGACATTAGCGCGTTTATTGGATGATGAAGTCCAAAATATTTTATTAAGTGGTAATACGCAGCAAATTTTGACCGCACTTAATGGTGGTAAAGTGCCAGTTGCAGCAGCTGCTCAATCTGAAGGTCAAATCGCTACGGGTGCAGTGATTGGTACCTTTACTGTTCGTAATGAACATGGCTTGCACGCTCGCCCAAGTGCGGTGCTCGTCAATGAAGTGAAAAAATTCACATCCAAGATTACGGTACAAAATCTTACTCGAGAAACCGCACCAGTTAGTGCGAAAAGTTTAATGAAAATTGTGGCATTAGGTGTCACTCAAGGTCATCGCTTACGTTTTGTTGCGGAAGGTGATGATGCGAAACAAGCTATTGAAGCCTTAGGTAAGATTATTGCGAGTGGGCTTGGCGAAAGCGTATCTGCCGTACCACCGGCTGAACCAGATACTATTGAAGTAAGCAGCGAGCATGCACCACAAATTCACGAAGAAAACACAGGCTTACCAGCCGATGCCATTGAAGCCGTATTTATGATTCGTAATGAACACGGTTTACACGCTCGTCCAAGTGCCGTGCTTGTTAATGAAGTGAAAAAATATAATGCGTCTGTTGCGGTGCAAAACTTAGATCGTGACACCCAATTAGTCAGTGCAAAAAGTTTGATGAAAATTGTGGCACTTGGTGTCGTGAAAGGTCATCGCCTACGTTTCGTAGCGAGCGGTGAAGAAGCTCAACAAGCGATTGACGGTATTGGTGCAGTCATTGAAAGTGGTTTAGGCGAAGGTCGGGGGTAA
- a CDS encoding MFS transporter — protein sequence MVEKDAVIESQHYKGLAWVASMALFMQSLDATILNTALPTIATDLQTPVFEMQMAIIAYSLAVALFIPLTAWAAAKFGTLTVFRSAVFTFIFGSVACAMATSLETLVLARILQGIGGAFMMPVARLAIIQTVPKNQLINAWNLMATAGLIGPILGPILGGWLVVHTSWHWIFLINIPIGMLGFWAAAKVMGNHKGNASKLDWTGFLLFAFGLVSLTLGLDLLGESHSDHMTTYSALAIGMALLMAYYFYAKGNERAILPLSLFNTRTFRLGIAANIFIRLSGSAVPFLLPLMFQLSFGYSAEVSGWLLAPIALMSVVFKRFIGHILNSLGYKTTLILSSLLMAGSTVSMSLLDISSSTIWIICNLMWYGACMSMIFTSINTLTVGDLSQEQGGVGSTVLSIVQQVGIGFGIAVASIILTLYRQFIGNEGEALQHAFSYTFLTTSVFAIVLVWILSYLHRTDGDHLRKKR from the coding sequence ATGGTGGAAAAAGACGCAGTAATAGAAAGTCAGCACTATAAAGGGCTGGCTTGGGTGGCTTCCATGGCTTTGTTTATGCAAAGCTTGGATGCGACTATTTTAAATACTGCCTTACCAACTATTGCAACAGATCTACAAACCCCCGTCTTTGAAATGCAAATGGCGATTATCGCCTATTCTCTGGCCGTTGCTTTATTTATTCCTTTAACTGCTTGGGCGGCAGCGAAATTTGGTACGCTTACGGTTTTCCGTTCAGCTGTTTTTACCTTTATATTCGGTTCAGTCGCTTGTGCGATGGCAACCTCTCTCGAAACTCTTGTACTTGCACGGATTCTTCAAGGTATTGGCGGAGCATTTATGATGCCTGTCGCTCGCCTTGCGATTATTCAAACGGTACCGAAAAATCAATTAATTAATGCCTGGAATTTAATGGCTACAGCAGGACTCATCGGCCCGATTCTTGGCCCGATTTTAGGTGGTTGGCTTGTGGTGCATACCTCATGGCATTGGATTTTCTTAATTAATATTCCTATTGGTATGTTAGGTTTTTGGGCTGCAGCTAAGGTGATGGGAAATCATAAAGGTAATGCGTCTAAGTTAGACTGGACGGGCTTTTTACTCTTTGCATTTGGTTTGGTAAGCTTAACGCTAGGGCTAGATTTGCTGGGTGAAAGTCATAGTGATCACATGACCACATACAGTGCATTAGCGATTGGCATGGCATTATTGATGGCTTATTATTTTTATGCGAAAGGTAATGAGCGTGCCATTTTGCCGTTATCTCTTTTCAATACAAGAACATTCCGATTAGGCATTGCAGCCAATATTTTTATCCGTCTTTCTGGATCGGCTGTGCCATTCTTATTGCCATTAATGTTCCAACTTTCCTTTGGTTATTCAGCTGAAGTGTCAGGCTGGTTGCTTGCACCTATTGCGCTAATGTCCGTCGTATTTAAACGCTTTATTGGGCATATTTTAAATAGCTTAGGTTATAAAACGACGTTAATTTTATCGTCACTTTTAATGGCAGGCTCTACAGTTTCCATGTCATTACTTGATATTTCATCATCAACGATATGGATTATATGTAATCTAATGTGGTACGGGGCTTGTATGTCGATGATTTTTACTTCGATTAATACACTTACTGTTGGCGATTTATCACAGGAACAAGGCGGTGTAGGCTCGACGGTATTGAGCATTGTGCAACAAGTGGGAATTGGTTTTGGTATCGCCGTAGCATCCATTATTTTAACGTTATATCGCCAATTTATTGGTAACGAAGGTGAAGCACTACAGCATGCTTTCAGTTATACGTTCCTGACCACTTCTGTTTTTGCTATCGTATTGGTTTGGATATTAAGCTATTTGCATAGAACAGACGGGGATCATTTGCGGAAAAAACGCTGA
- a CDS encoding succinate dehydrogenase assembly factor 2: protein MDKYNKLRIEWDCRRGMLELDKIIMPFYKAHFDQLTDDKKDIFIRLLAATDLQLFSWFFNGSQSDDAEVQAMVEYIQDMQKTNVR, encoded by the coding sequence ATGGATAAATACAATAAACTCCGCATTGAATGGGATTGTCGTCGAGGTATGCTTGAGCTGGATAAAATCATCATGCCTTTTTATAAAGCGCATTTTGACCAACTGACTGACGACAAAAAAGATATTTTTATTCGTTTACTTGCCGCCACGGATTTACAACTTTTTTCGTGGTTTTTTAATGGCAGTCAATCAGACGATGCCGAAGTACAAGCGATGGTTGAATATATCCAAGATATGCAGAAAACGAATGTCCGTTAA
- a CDS encoding fructose-specific PTS transporter subunit EIIC encodes MNLFLTHSPQIGAAKSYLLRQALSEVAKKANHTLVEQAKEADLVIVFGSSLPNSAELVGKKVFLANEDAAIASPEATLTNALNQAVDYVQPTQSVVGFSGVSGVKNIVAVTACPTGVAHTFMSAEAIETYAKKQGWQVKVETRGQVGAGNEITPEEVAAADLVFVAADIDVPLDKFQGKPMYRTSTGLALKKTAQEFDKAFKEAKIYEGGVAKSSAKSEESGEKKGVYKHLMTGVSHMLPLVVAGGLLIAISFMFGIEAFKDETIFHGIPKALMDIGGGAAFHLMIAVFAGYVAFSIADRPGLAVGLIGGMLATTAGAGILGGIIAGFLAGYVVKGLNATIKLPASLTSLKPILILPLFGTLIVGLAMIYVINPPVSQIMTTLSDWLKSMGEVNAMVLGAIIGAMMCIDMGGPVNKAAYTFSVGMLASQVHTPMAAAMAAGMVPPIGMAIATWIARSKFTSNQRDAGKASFVLGLCFISEGALPFVAADPLRVIISSVIGGATAGAISMALNISLQAPHGGLFVIPFVSEPLLYLGAIATGALLTGVVYAVIKPKATE; translated from the coding sequence ATGAATTTGTTTTTAACTCACTCTCCGCAAATTGGTGCGGCAAAATCCTATTTACTTCGCCAAGCATTGAGCGAGGTCGCAAAAAAAGCCAATCATACTCTGGTTGAACAAGCCAAAGAGGCGGATTTAGTGATTGTTTTCGGATCTAGTTTGCCAAACTCTGCTGAACTTGTGGGCAAAAAAGTCTTTTTAGCCAATGAAGATGCGGCAATTGCTTCACCTGAAGCAACGCTGACGAATGCGCTCAATCAAGCAGTAGACTATGTGCAACCGACTCAAAGTGTGGTTGGATTTAGCGGCGTTTCTGGTGTAAAAAATATCGTCGCGGTTACAGCTTGCCCAACGGGTGTGGCACATACCTTTATGTCTGCTGAAGCCATTGAAACCTATGCAAAAAAACAAGGGTGGCAGGTAAAAGTAGAAACGCGTGGCCAAGTGGGCGCAGGTAATGAAATTACCCCTGAAGAAGTCGCTGCGGCAGATTTAGTTTTTGTTGCAGCGGATATTGATGTACCGTTAGATAAATTCCAAGGTAAACCGATGTATCGTACGTCGACCGGTTTAGCGTTAAAGAAAACGGCACAGGAATTCGATAAGGCATTTAAAGAAGCGAAAATTTATGAAGGTGGCGTAGCAAAATCTTCTGCTAAATCAGAAGAAAGTGGCGAGAAAAAAGGCGTTTATAAACATTTGATGACTGGTGTATCGCACATGTTGCCGTTGGTGGTTGCCGGTGGTTTATTAATCGCGATTTCCTTTATGTTTGGTATTGAAGCTTTCAAAGATGAAACGATTTTCCATGGTATTCCAAAAGCCTTAATGGATATTGGCGGTGGCGCAGCATTCCATCTGATGATTGCAGTATTTGCCGGCTATGTGGCCTTTTCTATCGCAGACCGTCCGGGGCTTGCGGTAGGTCTTATTGGCGGTATGTTAGCCACCACAGCCGGTGCAGGGATTTTAGGTGGGATTATCGCCGGTTTCTTAGCGGGTTATGTGGTAAAAGGATTAAATGCAACCATTAAATTGCCGGCAAGTTTAACCTCCTTAAAACCGATTTTAATTCTCCCGCTCTTTGGTACCTTGATTGTTGGTCTTGCGATGATTTATGTGATTAACCCACCAGTTTCACAAATTATGACGACCTTAAGCGATTGGTTAAAATCCATGGGCGAGGTCAATGCGATGGTATTGGGTGCGATTATCGGTGCGATGATGTGTATTGATATGGGTGGTCCAGTAAACAAAGCGGCTTATACGTTCTCCGTGGGAATGTTAGCCTCTCAAGTTCACACTCCAATGGCTGCTGCTATGGCGGCTGGTATGGTGCCGCCAATTGGTATGGCGATTGCAACTTGGATTGCTCGCAGTAAATTTACCAGCAATCAACGTGATGCGGGTAAGGCCTCTTTTGTCTTAGGGTTATGCTTTATCTCTGAAGGAGCATTGCCGTTTGTAGCAGCCGATCCATTACGTGTGATTATTAGCTCGGTGATTGGTGGAGCAACTGCCGGTGCGATTTCAATGGCATTAAATATTTCACTACAAGCACCACATGGTGGTTTATTTGTGATTCCGTTTGTCTCTGAACCATTACTCTACCTAGGTGCAATTGCAACGGGGGCATTATTAACCGGCGTGGTTTATGCGGTGATTAAGCCGAAGGCGACAGAATAA
- the fruK gene encoding 1-phosphofructokinase, whose amino-acid sequence MAKVATITLNAAYDLVGRLPRIEIGEVNTVETLGIFPAGKGINVAKVLKDLGVEVAVGGFLGEDNVGDFETLFKKQGLEDKFHRVTGKTRINVKITETEADVTDLNFLGYQITPEAWQQFTADSLAYCQHFDIVAVCGSLPRGVSPGLFADWLNQLYQAGVKVVLDSSNAALTAGLKAHPWLVKPNHRELEAWIGHPLNSLDEIIAAAKKLKAEGIANVIISMGADGSLWLSDQAVIQAQPPKCKNVVSTVGAGDSMVAGLIYGIEKGLSQAETLAFASAVSAFAVSQSNVGVSDIALLEPILANVKISVIEG is encoded by the coding sequence ATGGCAAAAGTAGCAACAATTACCTTAAATGCCGCTTACGATTTAGTCGGGCGTTTGCCTCGTATTGAAATCGGCGAAGTGAATACCGTTGAAACGCTTGGTATTTTTCCTGCCGGCAAAGGCATCAATGTCGCTAAGGTGTTGAAAGACTTGGGTGTAGAGGTGGCCGTTGGTGGATTCTTAGGTGAAGACAACGTTGGTGATTTCGAAACGCTATTTAAAAAACAAGGATTAGAAGACAAATTCCATCGTGTTACAGGCAAAACCCGTATTAATGTAAAGATTACTGAAACCGAAGCAGATGTAACAGATTTAAATTTCTTAGGTTATCAAATCACTCCAGAAGCTTGGCAGCAATTTACAGCAGATTCATTAGCGTATTGCCAACACTTTGATATTGTTGCGGTATGTGGCAGTTTACCGCGAGGTGTGAGTCCTGGATTGTTCGCGGATTGGCTTAATCAGTTGTATCAAGCTGGTGTGAAAGTCGTATTAGATAGCAGTAATGCCGCACTCACGGCTGGTTTGAAAGCGCATCCTTGGTTGGTGAAACCGAATCATCGCGAATTAGAAGCGTGGATTGGTCATCCGTTAAATTCTCTTGATGAAATTATTGCAGCGGCTAAAAAACTTAAAGCAGAAGGCATTGCTAATGTGATTATTTCGATGGGGGCAGACGGTTCTTTATGGCTGAGTGATCAAGCTGTTATTCAAGCTCAACCACCTAAATGTAAAAATGTGGTGAGCACTGTAGGCGCAGGTGATTCTATGGTAGCTGGCTTAATTTATGGTATCGAAAAAGGCCTGTCTCAAGCGGAAACCTTAGCGTTTGCAAGTGCTGTTTCTGCCTTTGCTGTTTCGCAAAGCAATGTGGGCGTGAGTGATATCGCCTTGCTTGAGCCAATTCTGGCGAATGTCAAAATTTCTGTGATTGAAGGATAA
- the rpoE gene encoding RNA polymerase sigma factor RpoE encodes MAEQLTDQALVERVQQGDKKAFNLLVSRYQNKVAGLLTRYISHNDIPDVVQESFIKAYRSIESFRGDSAFYTWLYRIAVNTAKNYLTAQGRRPPSEDILAEDAESYDVGTHLRDVDTPENEMLSSELEKVVFDTIHSLPEDLRTAITLRELEGLSYEEIAEIMDCPVGTVRSRIFRAREVIENKIQPLMQR; translated from the coding sequence ATGGCTGAACAGCTAACAGATCAGGCTTTGGTAGAAAGAGTGCAGCAAGGCGATAAAAAAGCCTTTAATTTATTGGTTTCTCGTTATCAAAATAAAGTAGCCGGACTTTTAACCCGCTACATTTCTCATAACGACATTCCAGATGTTGTACAAGAATCCTTTATTAAGGCCTATCGTTCCATTGAATCCTTTCGGGGCGATAGTGCATTCTACACTTGGCTATATCGAATTGCCGTTAATACGGCAAAGAATTATTTAACGGCACAGGGGCGCCGTCCACCGAGCGAAGATATTTTGGCTGAAGATGCCGAAAGCTATGATGTGGGAACCCATCTACGTGATGTAGATACCCCTGAAAATGAAATGTTATCTAGCGAATTAGAAAAAGTGGTGTTTGATACTATTCACAGTTTGCCAGAAGATTTAAGAACTGCGATTACCTTGCGTGAGCTTGAAGGGTTAAGTTACGAAGAAATCGCAGAAATAATGGATTGTCCAGTAGGCACTGTACGTTCTCGCATTTTCCGTGCTCGGGAAGTGATTGAGAACAAAATACAACCGCTTATGCAACGTTAA
- the rseB gene encoding sigma-E factor regulatory protein RseB has product MKKTSLKLTALLGLFLLPFTAFAEEPIQSLNKMSQAMRDLNYELAFVQTTPTNMDSFRYRHIKQGQKVYAQLVTLDGEQQEIIQRGNLVSYFQPGSRAFTINSGEIVDALPAVIRTDFSKLSQNYDFIKLGKDRIAGRFVDTIRIVPKDDFRYQYLVFLDEENGLLLRGDMLDREGKLLDQFRVVTLYIDDRLRGLTDYLNKVSVPPLLNESKQESSLAVNWKTDWLPQGFDLVRQNQDVMDGEVVENALFSDGLFTFTLYVNKADSTAATENTWKQGAYTIYSEVMGDKEITFIGQLPIAAAKRIVQGVTFLK; this is encoded by the coding sequence ATGAAAAAAACGTCTCTCAAATTAACCGCACTTTTAGGCTTATTCTTATTGCCTTTCACAGCATTTGCAGAAGAGCCAATCCAGTCATTAAATAAAATGTCGCAAGCCATGCGAGATTTAAACTATGAGCTTGCTTTTGTGCAAACTACGCCAACAAATATGGACTCATTCCGTTATCGTCATATTAAGCAAGGGCAAAAAGTGTATGCACAATTGGTGACATTAGATGGTGAACAGCAAGAAATCATCCAGCGCGGTAATTTAGTCAGCTATTTTCAGCCGGGATCACGTGCTTTCACGATTAACAGTGGTGAGATTGTGGATGCGCTTCCGGCAGTGATTCGTACTGATTTTAGCAAGCTGAGTCAGAATTATGATTTTATTAAGCTTGGAAAAGATCGAATTGCAGGCCGATTTGTCGATACCATTCGTATTGTGCCCAAAGACGATTTTCGCTATCAATATCTCGTTTTCTTAGATGAAGAAAATGGTTTGTTATTGCGTGGTGATATGCTTGATCGAGAAGGCAAGTTACTTGATCAGTTCCGTGTCGTGACGTTATATATCGATGATCGTCTACGTGGTTTAACAGATTACCTTAATAAGGTGTCAGTGCCGCCACTTTTAAATGAAAGCAAACAAGAGTCATCTCTTGCAGTCAATTGGAAAACGGATTGGTTACCGCAAGGTTTTGATTTAGTTCGCCAAAATCAAGATGTAATGGATGGTGAAGTGGTTGAAAATGCGTTATTTAGCGATGGGCTTTTCACTTTTACACTCTATGTCAACAAAGCGGATAGCACTGCCGCAACAGAAAACACATGGAAACAAGGGGCATATACGATTTATAGTGAAGTCATGGGCGATAAAGAAATTACCTTTATCGGACAGCTTCCAATTGCCGCGGCTAAGCGAATTGTGCAAGGTGTAACATTCCTAAAATAA
- a CDS encoding hemolysin family protein — MSLSAAIFILIVLIIVSAILSSAEISLAGARRIKLQALANEGNIKAEKVLKLQEQPGRFITVVQIGLNMVAVLGGVIGEATISLHLQSFLHEYTTAEWVEPASSWIAFFMVTTTFVLLADLIPKRLALINPEGVALRTIGIMQVFIFFLKPIVWFFDGLSNIFFHLMGISTKREDNMTPEDIVAIVEAGAEAGVLKTQEHYLIENIFEMQERTVSSTMTTRENIVFLDRTFTRQEVLNTLSADSHSKLVICDNGLDKILGYVESHTLLTLYLQQEVVDLTDSRLLRKALFIPDTLSLYEVLELFKSTGEDFAIIVNEYALVMGLITLNDVMSIVMGELVSNEEEQIVSRDENSWLIDGATPLEDVMRVLDIESFPDSENYETISGFMMYMLRKIPKKTDFVVYDKYKFEVIDTENFKIDQILVSIVKDSGVSKESA; from the coding sequence ATGAGTTTATCTGCAGCGATTTTTATTTTAATCGTATTAATTATTGTCAGTGCAATCTTGTCATCAGCTGAGATTTCTCTCGCGGGTGCAAGACGCATTAAACTACAAGCGTTGGCCAATGAAGGCAATATCAAAGCGGAGAAAGTTTTAAAATTACAGGAACAGCCAGGGCGTTTCATTACTGTAGTACAAATTGGACTTAATATGGTTGCCGTACTCGGTGGTGTGATTGGTGAAGCGACAATTAGTCTTCACTTACAGAGTTTTTTACATGAATACACTACGGCAGAATGGGTTGAGCCAGCCTCCTCTTGGATTGCTTTTTTCATGGTAACCACAACATTTGTTTTATTAGCCGATTTAATTCCGAAACGTCTCGCATTGATTAATCCTGAAGGTGTGGCGTTACGGACTATTGGCATTATGCAAGTCTTCATTTTCTTCTTAAAACCTATTGTATGGTTTTTTGATGGTCTTTCTAATATCTTCTTCCATTTAATGGGGATATCCACTAAGCGCGAAGATAATATGACTCCAGAAGACATTGTGGCGATTGTGGAGGCTGGTGCCGAAGCGGGCGTACTAAAAACACAAGAACATTATTTGATTGAAAACATCTTTGAAATGCAAGAACGTACCGTGTCTTCAACCATGACGACTCGTGAAAACATCGTGTTTTTAGACCGCACTTTTACTCGTCAGGAAGTGTTGAATACCTTATCGGCTGACTCTCATTCTAAATTAGTGATCTGTGATAATGGTTTGGACAAGATTTTAGGTTATGTGGAATCCCATACTTTGTTGACGCTTTATCTTCAACAAGAAGTAGTAGATTTAACAGATAGCCGTTTATTACGCAAAGCGTTATTTATCCCAGATACGCTGTCGTTATACGAAGTATTGGAGTTGTTTAAATCTACGGGGGAAGATTTTGCGATTATCGTCAATGAATATGCGCTTGTAATGGGCTTAATTACCTTGAACGATGTGATGAGTATTGTGATGGGAGAATTGGTTTCTAACGAAGAAGAGCAAATCGTTAGCCGCGATGAAAACTCTTGGTTGATTGATGGGGCAACGCCACTTGAAGATGTGATGCGCGTTTTGGATATTGAATCTTTCCCTGATTCAGAAAATTACGAGACTATTAGTGGCTTTATGATGTATATGTTACGCAAAATTCCGAAAAAAACCGATTTTGTCGTATACGATAAATATAAATTTGAAGTCATTGATACCGAAAACTTCAAAATTGATCAAATTTTAGTTTCGATTGTCAAAGACAGCGGAGTGAGCAAAGAATCAGCGTAG